In Theileria annulata chromosome 3, complete sequence, *** SEQUENCING IN PROGRESS ***, the sequence TGGTTCACTTATTTTGGATTCGAATTTGAAGGTGATTGGTGTTTTGAACTCGATTGCTCTTGGTACTCTTGTTTATGTCGGATTTGAAATCATCGTTCATGAACTTTTCTGTGAAATCAAATGTAAAAGAACTGCTCTCTACAAGTGGATTTCATTCATTATTGGCATCGCATTCATCTTTTccacattaattttagaatttttattatcaaatcatgatcattaaaatttttaaaaaaccctctatatattaatattttatatattatatatttgtattgAAAGATTGAAATGTATTTTACATGTTATAATTTGGCTTCATTGAGTAGTGTCATTTTACCTTGATTAACAAACGATTGTAcaaattctaatattttaggGCATGATTTAGTATGTGATGAATTTTTCATCAAATCATCAACCTCTGATAATGGGATcttttttatatacaatacTTCACCTTTTTGAGGTGTTAATTCTTCTGCACTACCATTAAATAATGCAAcctaatatattaatataatctAATAGGAGTTAGTATTCTAATATAATCTAATAGTAttctaatataatataatagtGTTGATATTCTAatggtataataataatttagatacAAAAACTTTATAATGACATTTAACTTGATCATCATCTCTTGGGAAATAACCGATTTCAATTAGATTATCTTCTTGTAATGGTAATCCACATTCTTCATATACTTCTCTTAATGCATTATCCAAATATGTTTCGCCAAcctaattataaatattaattataaatataatttttaataaaagtTATTGAGTACCGAAACAACACCACCAAATGCTAAATCTACAAATCCTGGACAATATTCTTTTGATAAATCACGaatatgataaaat encodes:
- a CDS encoding nucleoside diphospahte hydrolase, putative, producing MIDKSKIDSMPNSTEVICMVDKDDHEVGSCTRKEMRLYNEWHRISSVVILSNPNDPHLFYHIRDLSKEYCPGFVDLAFGGVVSVGETYLDNALREVYEECGLPLQEDNLIEIGYFPRDDDQVKCHYKVALFNGSAEELTPQKGEVLYIKKIPLSEVDDLMKNSSHTKSCPKILEFVQSFVNQGKMTLLNEAKL